In the genome of Salmo trutta chromosome 18, fSalTru1.1, whole genome shotgun sequence, one region contains:
- the LOC115153514 gene encoding uncharacterized protein LOC115153514 isoform X2 translates to MRAGLRSYTDVCDAVFAVEIGLRFLGKTSGVPQASLLSYLTESLKMGPQISSSVAKVLGESRLEHSTFTWQLLTCWKSELMLSRGQDPFQRLPSEFQQKLSEEERRELRVFFSGTDIDILSLELHEILLLKTNTQAFSDQAYLPHWDIRSTLYNHLDKKRLPPMPGLDSLPEDITLDKGADMWRMAVEFRKR, encoded by the exons ATGAGGGCAGGACTACGTTCATACACTGACGTGTGTGACGCTGTGTTTGCGGTGGAGATTGGCCTGCGGTTCCTGGGGAAGACTAGCGGAGTGCCCCAAGCCTCACTCTTGTCCTACCTGACTGAGTCGCTCAAGATGGGCCCACAGATCTCTAGCAGTGTAGCCAAG GTCCTTGGAGAGAGCAGACTGGAACACAGCACATTCACCTGGCAGCTCCTTACCTGCTGGAAGTCTGAGCTGATGCTGAGCAGAGGACAG GACCCGTTCCAGAGGCTGCCATCAGAGTTCCAGCAGAAGTTAtccgaggaggagaggagagagctgagGGTCTTCTTCAGTGGGACAGACATTGACATACTCTCCCTGGAGCTGCATGAAATCCTCCTCCTGAAGACCAACACTCAGGCTTTTTCAGACCAGGCTTATCTACCACACTGGGA cATCAGGTCTACTCTATACAACCATCTGGATAAGAAGAGACTCCCACCCATGCCTGGGCTTGACTCCCTACCAGAGGACATCACTCTGGACAAAGGGGCAGATATGTGGAGAATGGCTGTAGAGTTTAGAAAGAGATAA